The following proteins come from a genomic window of Oxyura jamaicensis isolate SHBP4307 breed ruddy duck chromosome 12, BPBGC_Ojam_1.0, whole genome shotgun sequence:
- the FAM3D gene encoding protein FAM3D, which translates to MRVAGIIRFLALFAMLLGCWFIVQTYFEHSGRSISLRSWLGATSKPRSSQQVPRHKCGNQRSCPTNHFAFKIISGAANVVGPSICFNDEVLMSNVKNNIGRGLNIALVNGTSGQLLKTASFDMYSGDVTQVETFLQEIKDGTVILVATYDDAATKMNDKTRKLFSALGSSYINHLGFRDNWVFLGAKGLQGKSPFEEHIKNDQKTNKYDGWPELLEIEGCAPKKQD; encoded by the exons ATGAGGGTGGCAG GCATCATCCGGTTCCTGGCACTGTTTGCCATGCTCCTGGGCTGCTGGTTCATTGTGCAGACATACTTCGAGCACAGCGGGAGGTCCATCAGCCTGCGGAGCTGGCTGG GTGCCACCAGCAAGCCCAGGAGCA GCCAGCAGGTGCCCCGGCACAAGTGTGGGAACCAGCGGAGCTGCCCCACCAACCATTTTGCCTTCAAGATCATCAGCGGCGCTGCGAACGTGGTGGGACCCTCCATCTGCTTCAACGATGAGGT ccTCATGAGCAACGTGAAAAACAACATCGGCAGGGGCCTGAACATCGCCCTGGTGAACG GAACAAGCGGGCAGCTCCTGAAAACAGCCTCCTTTGACATGTACTCCGGAG ATGTCACACAAGTGGAGACCTTCCTGCAAGAGATCAAGGATGGCACTGTCATACTGGTGGCTACCTACGATGATGCTGCCACAAA GATGAATGACAAAACACGGAAGCTTTTTTCGGCATTGGGCAGCAGCTACATAAACCATCTGGGATTTCGGGACAACTGGGTCTTCTTAGGGGCAAAAGGGCTGCAAGGCAAGAGCCCCTTTGAAGAG CACATCAAAAATgaccagaaaacaaataaatacgATGGCTGGCCTGAGCTGCTGGAGATAGAGGGCTGTGCCCCCAAGAAGCAGGATTAG